AAAATTATTGGATGATTAATTTTGAAAAAGAAAAATTGCCAACTATTACTTGACAGTAACAATTGACACTCAAATATTGAAAATCTTTTATATCTACAGTATACTTATATTAAGTGGCCTATTAACTCTGTCAAACATGCTTGCCGGCATTTATTTAAGTTAGTAGGCTTTTTTCATTTGGTGCTCTTGGATATAACATAATCTCACCCCTTTCTTATATCTAAATAAACATAATACTTACTAAACTTTTATCCTCTCAATCCCCCATGGTCTTCATCATCTAACTCATATATAGTACCTTGTACTATTACGTTATTATTAGTTGTTTTTGGTGATTCAAATATAGTTGCTAAATTAAACATTAATATTGCTGCTATAATAAATGTAAATATCTTTTTCATTTTAATCACCACCTTCCTTTTATTATTTATTAATTATATAAGCCTTTTCAAAAGCTTCTAATGCCTTCTCCTTTTCTCCTAATAAATTATAGGTATTACCAAGTTTTAGATATGCATCTACAAGTACCTTTTTCATCTCCATTTGTTCTAATAGTGATGTTTGTTCTTTAATTTTCAATATTGCTTCTTTATATGATTTTTTATCCATTAAGTATTCAACATAATAATCTAAGCCTTTAATTATATGTTCTTTTAGTTTTCTCTCTTTGCTGAACTCTATGGCTTTTTCTAGTTGTTTTATGGCCTTTTCATCTTCTCCAACTTTTATGTGATATTTATATAGTTCAAATAATGTTGTTGGTAGTTCATCTAAATTCATTTCTTCCTTGATCAGTTTTGCTTTCATTAAATGTTTATAGGCATTTTCATAATCACCTGACTCTAAATACACACATCCAAAGTTATTTTCTATAAAGGCTTTTGTTTTTTCATCCTCTTTCTTCTTAAGTAAACTATTGGCTTGTTTCAGAATATTTTCTGCTTCTATATATTCTCCATTAATAATAAGTGTTGATGCATATTTAAGTAAACTTTGAGCATATCGTTTTGTATCCTTTAGTTGCTTGTCTATTTTTAAAGCTTCTTCTGCATATTTCTTTGCATTTTCTTTATCTTTTAATATGTGATAACATGTTGAAATATTATATAATATATTGCTTTCTAACTTTAATTTTTTAACAGGTAGTTGACTGTAAAAGGTATGTGCTTGTCTATATTTATTTAATGCTACTTCATATAATCCTTTTAATGTATATATATTGCCTTCCTTAATTATCACTTCTATTATTTTTTCTATGTTACTAACCTTAGAGTAATAATAAAAGCTTTGTTGTATGGAACCTAAGGCTCTATCATATAACTTTTCATTAATATAGGCTTGTGTAATTAGTAGGTTATTCTCTCCTAGAATTTCTACTAAATCATATTCCTTGGCATATTTATTAATTTTTTTATAAACCTCTTCTACTTTAGTAATATTATCTAGATTCACATGTGCCGACATTTCTTCTAACCATAATTTACAATACCTTTTTACCTGGTCCTTTTCTGTTTCTAAAAGATATTCTAAATCTACATCTAATTTTTGAGCTAAATACTTAAGTAACTCAATATTTGGGCTTGCTTTACCATTCTCAATATAACTTAGTTGTGCCTTTGAAACAAAGTCTTCCCCTAGTTCTCTTAATGACATGTTTTTCTCTTTTCTTAACCTTCTTATTTTTTCACCTATTGTTAATAGCTCCATGTTCATCTCTCCGTTCAATTTGTGTTTATATTATTTGATTTGCTGTTAACTTTATTGTAATTTATTTTCTATTATTTGTCAATAGTGTTTATATAGTACATTCGTACCATTGTTTTTATATGGTGTTATTATATGCATAGTCTACAGATTAATGGAGAACTATAAAACAAAATACTTTGATAGGTCTAGAAATACAAGAGAAATTAGCTAAAGAAAAGGAAAAGTTTGTAGAAAACCTATTATCAATAACACAAATCACGACATAGGAATCTATTAAATAACTACATTAGCATAACATATCACATTATATCTAGTATAATATAAAACATTATAACTGTAACTGATAATAATGAAAACTTCATTAGTCATTTTTTATTATTTTTTTAAAAATATATAATGATTCAATAAAAATAAACATATTGCTACTATTAAAATCAATAAAATAACTGTTATTTTACCAGTTGACTCATATGCTTTTTCCATAGTTATAATTCCAACTAACAATATTATTCCGTCTATCATTTTTTTAATAAATAAAATTAACTTTCTTTTAAAACTTGTA
This sequence is a window from Caldisalinibacter kiritimatiensis. Protein-coding genes within it:
- a CDS encoding tetratricopeptide repeat protein; this encodes MELLTIGEKIRRLRKEKNMSLRELGEDFVSKAQLSYIENGKASPNIELLKYLAQKLDVDLEYLLETEKDQVKRYCKLWLEEMSAHVNLDNITKVEEVYKKINKYAKEYDLVEILGENNLLITQAYINEKLYDRALGSIQQSFYYYSKVSNIEKIIEVIIKEGNIYTLKGLYEVALNKYRQAHTFYSQLPVKKLKLESNILYNISTCYHILKDKENAKKYAEEALKIDKQLKDTKRYAQSLLKYASTLIINGEYIEAENILKQANSLLKKKEDEKTKAFIENNFGCVYLESGDYENAYKHLMKAKLIKEEMNLDELPTTLFELYKYHIKVGEDEKAIKQLEKAIEFSKERKLKEHIIKGLDYYVEYLMDKKSYKEAILKIKEQTSLLEQMEMKKVLVDAYLKLGNTYNLLGEKEKALEAFEKAYIINK